One Plutella xylostella chromosome 31, ilPluXylo3.1, whole genome shotgun sequence genomic region harbors:
- the LOC125491130 gene encoding uncharacterized protein LOC125491130 codes for MKHTYQYFIIRNTFVLFYMYAVNYSSVRIPICVISLQISEDQATCTKCDKTMTWKSVDTLKKHLQRKHPEVTGIGDHDDPEIPSSPLSPPRMKLIKVDPLDKIPSANKKRKLDPAADNEPITTKQTTPSLDRFNSLNQFGLYVASLLKLLPRKRCIKYQNQIVDRLLKDLAAAA; via the exons ATGAAGCATACATatcagtattttataataagaaatacctttgtattgttttatatgTATGCTGTAAATTATAGCTCTGTAAGGATACCTATATGCGTTATCTCTCTGCAGATATCAGAGGACCAGGCGACGTGCACAAAATGCGACAAGACGATGACCTGGAAGTCTGTGGACACCCTCAAGAAACATCTGCAGAGAAAGCACCCAGAAGTAACTGGCATTGGAGACCAT GATGATCCCGAAATACCGAGTTCTCCGCTATCACCGCCAAGAATGAAACTAATAAAAGTCGACCCATTGGACAAAATCCCGTCAGCCAATAAGAAACGCAAACTTGACCCTGCCGCAGACAACGAGCCAATCACAACGAAGCAAACAACTCCCTCATTGGACAGATTCAACAGCCTCAACCAATTCGGCCTCTACGTAGCCTCGTTGCTGAAACTGCTGCCCAGGAAGAGGTGCATCAAGTATCAGAACCAGATAGTGGACAGGCTGTTGAAGGACCTGGCGGCCGCCGCCTAG